The Lolium rigidum isolate FL_2022 chromosome 2, APGP_CSIRO_Lrig_0.1, whole genome shotgun sequence genomic interval TTAAAGCCAATCTGAACCAGTCCTAGTATTTCGTTTGATTATACGGCCGTAGATTCTTTGACTCTAATACAGCTTTAAAGCACTTCGGAAGATGGATTGATAATGGGGACATAAGTTACCTGAACTTACAAGTTGCTAATGCTCCAAAACAACCAGCTTGCGTGCTTCCGGGCGACATACTCGATGAAAACTCCATTATTCTATACTTCGTCCTGGGCAATTTGTGTTCCCTAGAACCTATATATACTTCATGACATACTCTGACACATCCAGCACCTGAAAGAAACAGAGGTCCAAGTAGAGCAAGCAGCAGAGCCCCAAAATGGCCAACCAATCTGCTTCATACCTGCTCGTGGCTCTGTGTCTGCTCGTGCTCGTGGCGAAGCACGCCGAGGCGAGGCCGCCCCGGCTCGTGCCCGCGGTCTTCGTGTTCGGCGACTCCACCGTCGACGTCGGGAACAACAACTTTCTGGGCGGCACGCGAAAGGAGGGCAAAGCCAACTTCCCGCAGTACGGTGTGGACTTCCCGACCTCGATGCCCACCGGCCGGTTCAGCAATGGCTTCAACACCGCAGACCAGCTAGGTGCGCGCATTGTTCTTGCACATCAAATTAGACCAGATAATATTTCTTCCGTGTAAGCGTTTTAACAATTTGACACGTTTGGATGATGAACAGCTCAGCTACTTGGCTTCCCGATGAGCCCTCCGGCCTACCTCTCACTGTCGAGGCCGCTGAAATTACACCAGCTCAGTAAGGGAGTCAACTTTGCGTCAGGAGGTTCAGGACTTGGCAAACACACCGGCCGTTTAATCGTAAAGATTTCTAAACCTTATCCATATGACACGTCGGAGTAGCAGCGCAGGACTGATTGATCTGAACCACATTATGTGCAAGCAGGCTGGTGAGGTGATCCCGATGAGCCTGCAGCTGGAGTACTTTGCGACGGTTGTCGAGCACATTTCCAAGAGTGCAGGTTCGAGGAGAACCGCCAGCTTCCTCTCCAAGTCCATCTTCTTCATCAGCACCGGCAGCAACGACATGTTCGAGTACTCCTTCTCCCGTAGCGACGACAGCATGTTCTTGCTCGGCCTCGTCGCCTCCTACAAGCATCATCTCAAGGTACCACGAGTTTCCCACCCCCCGTGAAGCAGAAACCTTCAGATAAACCTTGAGATAAAACTGAAACTGAACCTGCATTGTTCCGCAGTCCCTGTACCGGCTGGGCGCGAGGAAGTTCAGCATCATCAGCATCCCGCCTCTGGGGTGCACTCCGTCGCAGAGGCTGCGGCGGCTCGAGCAGATGGGCACCCAGGGCTGCTTCGACCCCCTGAACGACCTCTCGCTCCGGTCATACCCGATGCTGGCCGCGATGGTGGAGGAGCTGGCGCACGAGCTGCCCGGCATGGCCTACTCCCTCGGAAACGCCTACAAAATGGTCTCCTTCGTCTTCGCCAACCCACAGACAAAAGACTGGCGTAAGCAACTGTTAACTGTCATTTCTCTTTACTTTGGCATGCATGGTTTCTCGCATGTGGAAGAACACAGTCGATCTTTTTCGACTCTAAAATTTTACACGATTCTTGTAGATTTCACGGAGCTGGTGGTGGCGTGCTGTGGCGAGGGGCCGTTCGGAGCGTCCGGCTGCAACCAGACGGTCCCGTTGTGCCCCAACCGCAACGACCACCTGTTCTGGGACGGCAACCACCCGACGCAGGCGGTGTCCGCCATCGCCGCGCAGACGCTCTTCGTCGGCAACGGGACGTTCGTCAACCCCATGAACGTCCTGCAGCTGGTCCAGCTGTAACTGAGATTGTAGGAGGCAATCTCATGCGCAGCTAATTTATACTACTCTATTTTATCTTCTCCTAGCTGGAGTAAGAGTAACTAAATAAGTAGTCAGAGATTTACATAGGACTACCGGCTGAGAGCGGCTATAGAAAGCTAGCTGGTGTCGAACACTGTCTTACACAGACATAAACGGCGATAAATCTTAGTCTCCTCGCCTGTGCTTGAATCAGGAATCTCTTACTAGTACAAGAATTTGGAATGTTGGTTTCAAGTTTTGCCAAGATATTTAAGTTCATCTGGAAGAATCTCTCGCCCTCTCTGTCTCTCTGGATCAATCGCTCAATCGATTGACAAGCACTGTTATTTTCTCAGTAACGTGCAGCCTCAGACGCTTACGGCTTCACATCAGTTGCCTTTCGGCGCATTTGGGCCTTTGAGGTCGTCAGTAGTTAGAAAGGCTAACGTGATTTAGCACCACCATAAAGCAGAGCCCACGAAAATCGGAAACACTATCACCCGCTCGTGCCGCACACGCGGGTTGGCGATTTTGGGCGCGGCCTGTTAGCGTGGGTCGGCAGAGCCGCAGAGAGCATTCTGGGGCTTTCTGGGTGTTTTTTTTTCGGTTTTGGGAAAATTCTACAACCTTTTGGTTGTACTTctcttggtttttcttttttcttcttcgctGGTCCAGTGGTTCTGTTAGTTTTCTATcgccttttttgttttttgcgcatttatttactgttttttgtatatgaatattttttatttctgcatatttttaaaatatgaatAATTTTCAAATATAAATGCTTTTAAAATACGTACATTTCTCAAATCAGAATATTTTTTGATTTGAACACTTTTTTAAAGGGGAAAAAATGTACGTGTTACTTTAGGCTGCATTGggagtccccccccccccccacacacgagGGAGGCGCTACGTGCGCACACCGCTCTCGCACACACGTGAGCGGGCGATAGTGAAGGTGGCAATGGGGATGGGGATGATCGGGGATGCCTCCACCGTGCCCGCCCGATCCCCGTACCCGTAGTCCCCGCCAGCCTATCGGGGTAGGGGGGACGCCCCTCGTCCCAGGAAATATCGTATAGTCGGCCGGCCCCCGTCGGGTTCTCTACGGGGATGCAAGTGAGGCGCTGACGATGAGGGGATGTAGTCCTGCGCCGGCAACGAGGTGATGCGGGGTACGCCCGCGACAAGGTAACAAGGCGCTACGCCAACGATGAGGTGATGTGGCGCGACATCGATGATGAGGTGATGTATAACGACGGATGTGCTTGCATATGCGCTCGGACTAGCAACGACGATGAGCTCCTTGCTGACGGAGACCAGACGTGAGGCAGGAACGTGGCCGGACAGTCCGAGTGCTACAACTAGGCCTCTCCCTCGCGCGATTTGGGAGTTTTGAGCGGCGAGCGGTGCCTAAGTGAGGGAGAAAAGAGGAGTGGGGTGGCCGGGTGGAGCAAGTTAGGGTTTTTATATATGTTTCCTTATTACACTGACAAGTGGGGTCTCGGGTCCCCATGGAGTATCCGAGGGGTTTTCCCTCCCCATACCCACCCCGTTTCGTTACCGAGTACCTGCCCCACTATCACCGCGGGGCCTCCTCATGGGGAAAACTGCCATCTTGAGACGATATGGTTTCCGGAAAAAAAATACACAACTAGGCTCAGCCTGTCTAAGCGTTAGATGTTGGTAAACACTGTTTGAGATTTGTGTGAGTCAAAACAATGTTCATAATCCAAAATAGAGGATCATGAATGAAAACTATAAAAGATCAAGCAGAATAATTTGTAAGCATTTGCAATAGGAAGTTTCAAGTGAGTCTAACCTTGAGGATCTTTTATTTATCTTTGAAAACTTCGGTGAATAATTCTTCAAAAatatgtagggattcgttgcaNNNNNNNNNNNNNNNNNNNNNNNNNNNNNNNNNNNNNNNNNNNNNNNNNNNNNNNNNNNNNNNNNNNNNNNNNNNNNNNNNNNNNNNNNNNNNNNNNNNNGCgcataggtcatctttacttcccactctttCGCCATGCTCTTGACCTGCTCGAGTGTTGCTGTAatttcgcgatcctgtctgtCGAAAGTTTCCGCCAGACCTGCAGCTTTCTCCCTTTCTTCCCTTAATGCGGCTTCGGTATCGGcgagcttcttggctgtggccagcatttcctgtctagtggcctctagagcctccagatctgcggcgtcATCCGGGGTTATAGGTTtgttaagaactgctcgcgcCACCACCTCCTCAGCTGACAGGATTTCCTCTGAATAAGAATCCCTgtggggtcgcacccgagacattggagatccttgttgggatggtTGAGGGTCGTATTGGCTGGTTGGCTCTTCGGATCCAGCTTgtcccgccgccgctaccgttgcgagaacctCGCTTAGGCTGGGCGAAGTCGACTTCGAGCTGATCACCGAAACCGTACTCCCCTAGCTTGCGAACGAAGTCATCGGactccatggagggggtatctccggaaattgggctcggaTTGCCCGGAATCGACTTCTTCAACCGGAGCTTCGCTTCCTCCGGCAGGCTTAGCCTGATCCGGATCTGCGCCGCTTTCCGGTGCCTCTACCTGTCCAGGACCAGCTccgtcttcttgaggggcggttccggcggtatgggccaagaagtgtacgaagtggcacctctgcttttctaacacctgggagacccaggcggatctgcattggtcttccaccgttgtttcctgcaCAGGGGcacattgggtgggctttgaaaattccagatccgaggcggaatcttccttaggaagctcctgcgtctcagatcggatcttcgcgacagcgtccagctctgcggcggtcgcgtccgcgttacttaccagtgggtttccgtcggaatcgacggtttccccgatgaagatgtgtatgccgccaattgggacgatggagagcttgacggggtttgtcctagccggaatccaacactcatccggagggacgatcggcagagttccggcgtagaggacgcgccccacagcgatggtgtcgtcgtagcttcccatggcggaaccctcccggttccggcctccagacgccacaggccccacggtgggtaccaactgtcgttgcctaatcgacggtaccccggaggagggatcctcacgagggggagaataagtaggggccatagggcggagtgcacacgggacggtggtacgcgagttacccagcttcggaacacctgcacgatgacagggcctactgctgcttgtctggaattatctgggcgctttcgcgttgttacaatgagttgtggttgtgcctctagggctcccgggatccggcttataaaggcgcacagatctagggtttacacggagagtcctagccggattacagacagcctagctacggtacaatatcttgccgtgcacgtcacggatccgccttccatatacgtcgtactggatccgggttcctcatgggccaccgtggatccgggttactcctaatgtcggtgtggatccggcttactgatcctgggccggacttcttccttcatgatcaacagcaactgggccgcccgatgggccacatgcctcatcaccatctgtgggccacccgggcttgccggatctaggcactgtcgatggtacacccatgaagtatacccacaacaggtgtccgtggtgcgtcccctgtgggacggggacgggctcggggcgccggacaccgtatcggggcgcgccggacaaaaatgggctttgggggacgcggctggaacagttttttggtccgacgcgccccaaatccctttgggggacgctttgggggacgcggctggagatgctctaagggcatctccaacggggcagcCAAACCCAAAAACGGATGTTAGATAggtccgtttgggtaaaaccTGCTCCCAACGCGCGGACCCATATTAAAAACGGACTGATGTGATGTCCGGCACGACCCAAAGCTGGACCAAATTTGGGAGCaatttggggcgagccggacgcCTGCGGGCATCTCTGGTTATCCGCGCGTGTCCTTCCATACCCCACATGGCAGCCACACTAGTTAATCCACTCAGACTCCCAcagccttctctctcctctgtctttctctttctttttctgcCATAGATGTTGGCTTCGCTCCCCACCGGAATAGGGCTCGTCGGCcaaccgccgccgtcgagctcgcgtgGAGGCTCCCCGTTAAAAACGACCCCTTTTTTTTCGTCCATGCCGGAGGTCGCCGCGGCCGAAACGGAGCACACTCAGTCTGGCGGTGGTGCTGGGCATGGCCGGCGATGCAGGCCTCGCTGATGGCGCGAGGAAGCTGCATCGTCCTAGCCGCGCTGCATCTCTGTCCGCGCCCAAGCCGTGCCTCTGGCCTCGCCGCACGGGGGCGTCGGCAGCAGGGGGTGGAGCGGGCCGGAGCGGGCGGGGCAAGCCGGGCGTGCGCGTCTCCGGCGCGGGGCGGGCGTCGGCAGCAGGGGTGGAGCCGGCCGGAGCTGTCCGTGCGCGCCTCGACTCCGGCCGCGTCGGCCACACACGGGCGGgcacgccgccggccgcgtcggccactCGCGGGCACGGGCGAGCAGGCCCGGCCAGGCAGCTGCTGCAGCTCAGCCACGGGCGGGCAGGCGGGGCGCAGCTTGTCGCCGGGCGGGGGCGGCGCTCGCCGCGACGGGCGCGGGCGTAGGCGGGACGGAGCTGGCCGCCGGCGTGGCCTGCCGGGAcgcggcggaggtcgccgggaCGGGGCGAGCCGTGGCCGGGCGGGGCGGCGCTCGCTTCGACGGCCGCGGGCGTGGGCGGGGCGGAGCTGGCCGCCGGCGTGGCCTGCCGAGCCATGGCCGGGCGTGGCCTGCCGGGACGCGGCGGACGCCGTGGAGGGGCGAGCCGTGGCCGGGCGGGGGCGGCGCTCGCCGCGACGGCCGCGGGCGTGGGCGGGGCGGAGCTGGCCGCCGGTGTGGTGCTCGTCCCGGCCGTGCACGTCGTGCTGCGCGCTGGCGCCGAGCTCGCCGGGGACAGCCACTAGCGCCGCGTCCGTGCTTGGcaactagtactagtactagGAGAAAAGGAGAGAAGAAACAGTGATTTGAGTCTCAGTGTGCATTGGGGCATAAAAAAAAGGCACGGACGTTCTCGTCTGTCCACATTTTCGGAGGCCTATCCAAACAGCCAAAATCGGACGCGAAAACGTGTCCGTTTGGATCGtagcgttggagatggcctaataAATCGAACCTGATCTGATCTTGCACTGCACACCTATATTTTTTGGGGATATGCTGCACTTCTTTCATCCTAGGCTTTGATTCTACAGCCAAAAGAAGGTAAACAATCATGCTTCTTTTGGGATCACGAGTTGATCAGTGACAAAACACAGAGCTACCCGTAGGACTATACCATGGTGTATTTTTTGGTGGGAGGCAGCCACGGCCTGAAAGTCACGTTGGTGGGTGTAGCCGTGTAGGCTTTTGCCAGGATTCAGATTGAGACGAGTGATTGAGAAGAGTGGATGCAGGGAAGTGCTCTTTTTAGGGTTGCAGCAGGGAGCTTCCATGTGTTCAACATGACGTTCATGGATTAAAAATAGATTGGTGtgttgagagcatctccagccgcgtcccccaaagttttccctaaaccgcgccggattgagcgtttgggggacgtgttttgttcgtgccgtttTTGGAggacatcgctccccagccgcgtcccccaaacgccaccctcaaacatttaaaatacttctttttaacacagaaccatttatcaaatatagcatatgaatataaatgtttgcgaggattgttttcaaattaaattacaacaaacaataaaacaagtaaacaaatataataaatagggctagatgctacatcaaggtgccacggtatttcctttgatcctccacaaatgctcaaaaggatcagcttgaagttgatcatgaacattgctgtcacggatctctacgTGCAtgacgagaaaatcagcaaaatctccaggcaactcatgatcaacctccgcaagagggccttcacactcatagggaccaacatgtgacctagcatgatttttgcggtcatcctcgatgatcatgttgtgcatgatcacacaagtctgcatcacctcccacatttggttgtGAGACcaacttagagcagggtaccggacaatggcaaattgtgcttgaagcacaccaaatgtccgctcgacatccttcctgcaagcctcctgtcgcgtagcaaagtgggaattcttcagacctgatggattcgagattgttttgacaaaagtgggctattttggatatataccatcggctagataatagcctttggtatattcgtggccattgatctcatagttgcatggcggagcatgcccttccactagtctgctgaacaccggagactgctgcaacacgttgatgtcattgtgtgatccctccatgccaaagaaagaatgccaaatccacaggtcataatcttccacagcttcaagcaccacactgcaatatccatgacgccctttgtatataccttgccaagcaaacgggcagttcttccatgcccaatgcatgcaatcgatgcttccaagcattccagggaatcctctggcagcattttgtgccatgatccttgcagtttcttcctcagttggccctctcaaatagtatttgccaaactttgccaccacagctcggcaaaacttgtacatgcactcaatggcagtagactcactcatgcgaaggtagtcgtcctgtgtaccggcaggtgctccgtatgcaagcatcctcatggcggcggtgcacttctgaatggacgagaacccgacaacgcctacagcgtcgagcttgagcttgaagtaggggtcgaactcttgaacgccgtggaggatattcatgaacagccccttgctcatcctgtaccggcgccgaaaattgtcggcatgtgttgcatcatcggcgaagtagtcgttgtgcagcatggcatgcccctccatcctctgccggggcttcgacttctttcttcccggccttgatccttgatacgcgtgaaacacacgttcgttgggaaccccaagaggaaggtgtgatgcgtacagcagcaagttttccctcagtaagaaatcaaggttatcgaaccactaggagtcaaggaacacgtgaaggttgttggcggaggagtgtagtgcggcgcaacaccagggattccggcgccaacgtggaacctgcacaacacaatcaaagtactttgtcccaacgtaacagtgaggttgtcaatctcaccggcttgctgtaaacaaaggattaaatgtatagtgtggaagatgatgtttgtttgcgaagaacagtaaagaacaagtattgcagtagattgtattcagatgtaaaagaatcgaccggggtccacggttcactagtggtgtttctccaataagaaatagcatgttgggtgaataaattacagttgggcaattgacaaataaagagggcataacaatgcacatacatatcatggtgactactatgagatttaatcatggcattacaaagtacatagaccgctatccagcatgcatctatgcctaaaaagtccaccttcgggttagcatccgcaccccttccagtattaagttgcaaacaactgacaattgcattaagtatggtgcgtaatgtaatcaacacaaatatccttagacaaagcatcgatggtttatccctagtggcaacaaaacatccacaaccttagaacttttcgtcatcgtcccgcattcaatggaggcatgaacccactatcgagcataaatactccctcttggagttacaagtatcaacttggccgagcctctactagcaacggagagcatgcaagaacataaacaacacatatatgatagattgataatcaacttgacatagtactccatattcatcggatcccaacaaacacaacatgtagcattacaaatagatgatcttgatcatgataggcagctcacaagatctaacatgatagcacaattaggagaagacaaccatctagctactgctatggacccatagtccaaggatgaactactcacacatcaatccggaggcgatcatggtgatgaagagtcctccaggagatgattcccctctccggcagggtgccggaggcgatctcctgaatcccccgagatgggattggcggcggctgcgtctctggaaggttttccgtattgtggctctcggtacaggtgttttcgcgacgaaggctttaagtaggcggaagggtagggttggaggcgtcacgaggggcccacacactagggcggcgcgggcccacccttggccgcgcggccctgtggtgtgatacgtctccaacgtatcgataatttcttatgttccatgctacttttatgatgatactcacatgttttatacatactttatgtcatatttatgcattttccggcactaacctattaacaagatgccgaagagccagttgttgttttctgttatttttggtttcagaaatcctagtaaggaaatattctcggaattggacgaaatcaacgcccagggtcttatttttccacgaagcttccagaagaccggaggagatacgaagtggggccacgaggcggcgacacagcagggccgcgcggccagggctggggccgcgccgccctggcgtgtgggcccctcgcgacgcctcctgacctacccttccgcctacatatagccttcgtcgagaataccccagtaccgagagccacgatacggaaaaccttccagagacgccaccgccgccaatcccatctcgggggattcatgagatcgcctccggcaccctgccggagaggggaatcatctcccggaggactcttcatcgccatgatcacctccggagtgatgggagtagttcacccatggactatgggtccatagcagtaggtagatggttgtcttctcctcattgtgctatcattgtcggatcttgtgagctgcctaacatgatcaagatcatctatttgtaatgctacatgtttcgtttgttgggatccgatgaatatggaatactatgttatgttgattatcaatctatcatatatgtgttgtttaagatcttgcatgctctccgttgctagtagaggctctggccaagttgttacttgtaactccaagagggagtatttatgctcgatagtgggttcatgcctccattaaatctgggacgagtgatgaaagttctaaggttgtggatgtgttgttgccactagggataaaacatcaatgctttgtctaaggatatttgtgttgattacattacgcaccatacttaatacaattgtcttttgtttgcaacttaatactggaaggggtgcggatgctaacctgaaggtggactttttaggcatagatgcatgctggatagcggtctatgtactttgtcgtaatgcccaattaaatctcacactactcatcataatatgtatgtgcattgtcatgccatctctatttgtcaattgcccaactgtaatttgttcacccaacatgctatttcttatcggagagacaccactagtgaactgtggaccccggtccattctttacatcgaatacaatctactgcaatacttgttcttactgttctctgcaaacatcatcatccacactatacatctaatcctttgttacagcaagccggtgagattgacaacctcacggtcacgttggggcaaagtattttggttgtgttgtgcagattccacgttggcgccggaatccctggtgttgcgccgcactacactccgccaccatcaacctttaatgtgcttcttggc includes:
- the LOC124689101 gene encoding GDSL esterase/lipase At5g55050-like, whose product is MANQSASYLLVALCLLVLVAKHAEARPPRLVPAVFVFGDSTVDVGNNNFLGGTRKEGKANFPQYGVDFPTSMPTGRFSNGFNTADQLAQLLGFPMSPPAYLSLSRPLKLHQLSKGVNFASGGSGLGKHTGRLIAGEVIPMSLQLEYFATVVEHISKSAGSRRTASFLSKSIFFISTGSNDMFEYSFSRSDDSMFLLGLVASYKHHLKSLYRLGARKFSIISIPPLGCTPSQRLRRLEQMGTQGCFDPLNDLSLRSYPMLAAMVEELAHELPGMAYSLGNAYKMVSFVFANPQTKDWHFTELVVACCGEGPFGASGCNQTVPLCPNRNDHLFWDGNHPTQAVSAIAAQTLFVGNGTFVNPMNVLQLVQL